Proteins from a single region of Streptomyces sp. HUAS 15-9:
- the moaA gene encoding GTP 3',8-cyclase MoaA, translated as MLIDTYGRVATDLRVSLTDRCNLRCTYCMPEEGMQWLAKPDLLTDDEIVRLIDIAVRTLGIKEVRFTGGEPLLRPGLVGIVERVAALEPRPRMSLTTNGIGLQRTAGALKAAGLDRVNVSLDTLRPDVFKALSRRDRHKDVIEGLEAAREADLTPVKINTVLMPGLNDDEAPDLLTWAMEHAYELRFIEQMPLDAQHGWKREGMVTASDILASLRTRFELSPEGEGERGSAPAERWLVDGGPYRVGVIASVTRPFCAACDRTRLTADGQIRTCLFATEETDLRAALRSDAPDEEIARIWRVAMWGKKAGSGLDDPTFLQPDRPMSAIGG; from the coding sequence GTGCTCATCGACACCTACGGCCGAGTGGCCACCGACCTGAGGGTCTCGCTGACCGACCGGTGCAATCTGCGCTGCACCTACTGCATGCCCGAGGAGGGCATGCAGTGGCTGGCCAAGCCCGACCTGCTCACGGACGACGAGATCGTGCGCCTGATCGACATCGCGGTGCGGACGCTGGGTATCAAGGAGGTCCGCTTCACCGGCGGTGAACCCCTGCTGCGGCCCGGACTGGTCGGCATCGTCGAGCGCGTCGCCGCCCTGGAACCACGCCCCCGGATGTCCCTCACCACCAACGGCATCGGCCTTCAGCGCACCGCCGGCGCGCTGAAGGCGGCGGGCCTGGACCGGGTCAACGTCTCCCTCGACACCCTCCGCCCGGACGTCTTCAAGGCGCTCTCCCGCCGCGACCGCCACAAGGACGTCATCGAGGGCCTGGAGGCCGCCCGTGAGGCGGACCTCACCCCTGTGAAGATCAACACGGTCCTGATGCCGGGTCTGAACGACGACGAGGCCCCGGACCTGCTGACCTGGGCGATGGAGCACGCCTACGAACTCCGCTTCATCGAGCAGATGCCCCTGGACGCCCAGCACGGCTGGAAGCGCGAGGGCATGGTGACGGCCTCGGACATCCTGGCCTCCCTGCGCACCCGCTTCGAGCTGTCACCCGAGGGTGAGGGAGAGCGCGGCTCGGCACCGGCCGAGCGCTGGCTGGTCGACGGCGGCCCGTACCGCGTCGGCGTCATCGCCTCCGTCACCCGCCCGTTCTGCGCCGCGTGCGACCGCACCCGACTGACGGCCGACGGCCAGATCCGGACGTGCCTGTTCGCCACGGAGGAGACGGACCTGCGCGCGGCCCTGCGCTCCGACGCCCCCGACGAGGAGATCGCCCGCATCTGGCGCGTGGCGATGTGGGGCAAGAAGGCCGGATCCGGCCTGGACGACCCGACGTTCCTGCAGCCGGACCGCCCGATGTCGGCCATCGGAGGCTAG
- a CDS encoding solute symporter family protein, producing MSIAQQSVLAAGEASEHRPLIITLFAVFVAATLVITVWAGRQTKDAADFYAGGRQFTGFQNGLAVSGDYMSAASFLGIAGAIALFGYDGFLYSIGFLVAWLVALLLVAEPLRNSGRYTMGDVLAYRMRQRPVRTAAGTSTIVVSIFYLLAQMAGAGVLVSLLLGITSDGGKIGIVALVGVLMIVYVTIGGMKGTTWVQMVKAVLLIAGAILLTFLVLLKFHFNVSDLLGKAADNSGKSAAFLEPGLKYGASGTTKLDFISLGIALVLGTAGLPHILIRFYTVPTAKAARKSVIWAIGLIGAFYLMTLALGFGAAALIKPDEIIASNKAGNTAAPLLALHLGGVDSNWGAILLASISAVAFATILAVVAGLTLASSSSFAHDIYANVIKRGQASEKQEVNAARYATVGIGAVSILLGALARDLNVAGLVALAFAVAASANLPTILYSLFWKRFTTPGALWSIYGGLVTAVGLVLFSPVVSGKPTSMFPDMDFHWFPLENPGIVSIPVGFLLGAVGTLLSKEAPDTEKYAELEVRSLTGTGAH from the coding sequence ATGAGCATCGCGCAGCAGAGCGTGCTGGCGGCCGGCGAGGCCAGTGAGCACCGGCCGCTGATCATCACCCTGTTCGCGGTGTTCGTCGCCGCGACCCTGGTCATCACCGTCTGGGCGGGCCGCCAGACCAAGGACGCCGCCGACTTCTACGCGGGCGGACGGCAGTTCACCGGCTTCCAGAACGGACTCGCCGTCTCCGGCGACTACATGTCCGCCGCGTCCTTCCTCGGCATCGCGGGCGCCATCGCCCTCTTCGGCTACGACGGCTTCCTGTACTCCATCGGCTTCCTGGTCGCCTGGCTCGTCGCCCTGCTGCTGGTCGCCGAGCCGCTGCGGAACTCGGGCCGCTACACGATGGGTGACGTCCTCGCCTACCGGATGCGTCAGCGCCCGGTCCGTACGGCGGCCGGCACGTCCACCATCGTCGTGTCCATCTTCTATCTGCTGGCCCAGATGGCGGGTGCGGGCGTCCTGGTCTCCCTGCTGCTGGGCATCACCAGCGACGGCGGCAAGATCGGCATCGTCGCCCTGGTCGGTGTCCTGATGATCGTGTACGTGACCATCGGCGGTATGAAGGGCACCACCTGGGTCCAGATGGTCAAGGCCGTGCTGCTGATCGCCGGCGCCATCCTGCTGACCTTCCTGGTCCTGCTGAAGTTTCACTTCAACGTCTCCGATCTGCTCGGCAAGGCGGCCGACAACAGCGGCAAGAGCGCCGCGTTCCTGGAGCCCGGCCTGAAGTACGGCGCGAGCGGCACCACCAAGCTGGACTTCATCTCGCTCGGCATCGCCCTGGTCCTGGGCACCGCGGGCCTGCCACACATCCTGATTCGCTTCTACACCGTGCCCACCGCCAAGGCCGCCCGTAAGTCGGTCATCTGGGCGATCGGCCTCATCGGCGCCTTCTACCTGATGACCCTCGCCCTCGGCTTCGGCGCGGCCGCGCTGATCAAACCGGACGAGATCATCGCCTCCAACAAGGCGGGCAACACGGCGGCACCGCTGCTCGCCCTGCATCTGGGCGGAGTGGACTCCAACTGGGGCGCCATCCTGCTCGCCTCCATCTCGGCGGTCGCCTTCGCCACGATCCTCGCGGTCGTCGCGGGGCTGACCCTGGCCTCGTCCTCCTCGTTCGCCCACGACATCTACGCCAACGTCATCAAGAGGGGGCAGGCCAGCGAGAAGCAGGAGGTCAACGCGGCCCGGTACGCCACCGTCGGCATCGGTGCCGTCTCGATCCTGCTCGGCGCCCTGGCCCGCGACCTGAACGTGGCCGGCCTGGTCGCCCTGGCCTTCGCGGTCGCCGCCTCCGCCAACCTGCCGACGATCCTCTACAGCCTCTTCTGGAAGAGGTTCACCACGCCCGGCGCCCTGTGGTCGATCTACGGCGGCCTGGTCACCGCCGTCGGACTCGTCCTGTTCTCGCCGGTCGTCTCCGGCAAGCCCACGTCGATGTTCCCGGACATGGACTTCCACTGGTTCCCGCTGGAGAACCCGGGCATCGTCTCGATCCCGGTCGGCTTCCTGCTCGGCGCCGTCGGCACCCTCCTGTCGAAGGAGGCGCCGGACACCGAGAAGTATGCGGAGCTGGAGGTGCGGTCCCTGACGGGCACCGGAGCACACTGA
- a CDS encoding DUF485 domain-containing protein, which produces MATETPPPSKAQAQLPSSEEFAEVQQSAEFGDLRRSYRSFAFPLTVAFIAWYLLYVLLSNYADGFMGTKVAGNINMAMVLGLAQFLTTFLIAWWYARHAAAKLDPKAAAIKSRMEGGA; this is translated from the coding sequence GTGGCCACCGAGACACCGCCCCCCTCGAAAGCGCAAGCCCAACTCCCCTCCAGCGAGGAGTTCGCCGAGGTGCAGCAGAGCGCGGAGTTCGGTGATCTGCGCCGCTCCTACCGCTCCTTCGCCTTCCCGCTGACCGTCGCCTTCATCGCCTGGTACCTGCTGTACGTCCTGCTCTCCAACTACGCGGACGGGTTCATGGGCACCAAGGTGGCCGGCAACATCAACATGGCCATGGTCCTTGGTCTCGCCCAGTTCCTCACCACGTTCCTCATCGCCTGGTGGTACGCGCGCCACGCCGCCGCGAAGCTCGACCCCAAGGCGGCGGCCATCAAGTCCCGGATGGAGGGCGGCGCATGA
- a CDS encoding S8 family peptidase: MAHLRSRRRLALAVPVVLSLTASLGFLPAAASAAPLTAGASQAADGSGLAYVVNTRTDHRTIEAVQKAIAANGGTVVATYDRIGVIVVHSANPDFGKRMRAVRGVQSAGATRTAPLSAAGTTDEGAVQVLSKAEAAKVAQGATAGEEPLEADQWDLRAIGADKAATINPGSRNVTVGIIDTGVDDTHPDIAPNFSPSQSANCVSGKADTTYGAWRPVDADHYHGTHVAGEIAAARNGIGVAGVAPGVKVASITVAQPDSTQLFYPESVVCAFVFAADHGVEITNNSYYVDPWLYNCMDDPDQRAIVDAVNRAQMYAQHKGTLNVASAGNSNDDLDSDALVDDSSPDDSTATTRTVDPHKCFDIPTQLPGVVTVSAVGVKGAKSYYSSYGKGVVDVAGPGGDKYQIPDTPSKNGRILSTLPNDQYGFLQGTSMASPHVAAVAALLKSTHPYASPAQLQALLKAEADNPGCPTDPYDGDGDGVVDATCVGGKRVNGFYGFGVVDALRAVK, from the coding sequence ATGGCTCATCTGCGCTCCAGACGCCGGCTCGCTCTCGCGGTGCCGGTGGTGCTGTCGCTGACCGCCTCGCTCGGCTTTCTGCCGGCGGCGGCCTCGGCGGCCCCGTTGACGGCCGGGGCGTCCCAGGCGGCGGACGGCTCCGGTCTCGCGTACGTGGTCAACACCCGCACGGACCACCGGACGATCGAGGCGGTGCAGAAGGCGATAGCCGCGAACGGCGGCACCGTCGTGGCGACGTACGACAGGATCGGCGTGATCGTCGTCCACTCCGCGAACCCGGACTTCGGCAAGCGGATGCGCGCCGTGCGCGGGGTGCAGTCGGCCGGCGCCACCCGTACCGCGCCGCTGAGCGCCGCGGGGACGACCGACGAGGGCGCGGTGCAGGTCCTGTCGAAGGCCGAGGCCGCGAAGGTCGCGCAGGGCGCGACGGCGGGCGAGGAGCCCCTCGAGGCCGACCAGTGGGACCTGCGGGCGATAGGCGCCGACAAGGCGGCCACGATCAACCCCGGCAGCAGGAACGTCACTGTCGGCATCATCGACACCGGTGTCGACGACACCCACCCGGACATCGCCCCGAACTTCTCGCCGTCCCAGTCGGCGAACTGCGTGAGCGGCAAGGCCGACACGACGTACGGCGCCTGGCGGCCGGTGGACGCCGACCACTACCACGGCACGCATGTGGCGGGTGAGATAGCCGCGGCCCGCAACGGCATCGGGGTCGCGGGTGTCGCCCCAGGGGTGAAGGTCGCGAGCATCACCGTCGCCCAGCCCGACTCGACGCAGCTGTTCTACCCGGAGAGCGTCGTCTGCGCCTTCGTGTTCGCCGCCGACCACGGCGTGGAGATCACCAACAACAGCTACTACGTTGACCCGTGGCTGTACAACTGCATGGACGACCCCGATCAACGTGCCATCGTGGACGCGGTCAACAGGGCCCAGATGTACGCCCAGCACAAAGGCACGCTCAATGTCGCCTCGGCGGGCAACTCCAACGACGACCTCGACTCGGACGCCCTCGTCGACGACTCCAGCCCCGACGACTCGACCGCCACGACCCGGACGGTCGATCCGCACAAGTGCTTCGACATACCGACCCAGCTGCCCGGTGTGGTCACCGTGAGCGCGGTGGGCGTCAAGGGCGCCAAGTCGTACTACTCCAGCTACGGCAAGGGCGTCGTCGACGTCGCGGGACCGGGCGGCGACAAATACCAGATCCCGGACACACCGTCGAAGAACGGCCGGATCCTGTCCACGCTGCCCAACGACCAGTACGGCTTCCTCCAGGGCACCTCGATGGCCTCCCCGCACGTGGCCGCCGTGGCCGCGCTGCTGAAGTCCACCCATCCGTATGCCTCCCCGGCCCAACTACAGGCCCTTCTCAAGGCAGAGGCGGACAACCCGGGCTGCCCGACCGACCCGTACGACGGTGACGGCGACGGGGTCGTGGACGCCACCTGCGTCGGCGGCAAGCGCGTCAACGGCTTCTACGGGTTCGGCGTGGTCGACGCGCTGCGCGCGGTCAAGTAG
- a CDS encoding S8 family peptidase, with amino-acid sequence MTAPQSRYRRAMAIPVGMAMATALAFLPNVTASAADATTAVADDAPSLSYVVNVGPGHGTSAHVKKAIAKVGGTVVISYDRIGVIVVHSANPDFAKTLRTVRGVDSVGATRNAPLPAQSTTDVGTPKVLSAEEVADAQAADGQDPLEPLQWDLPAIKADKAHEKTLGSRDVTVAVIDTGVDDTHPDIAPNFDRGASANCVSGKPDTTDGSWRPSAAESPHGTHVAGEIAGAKNGVGITGVAPGVKVAGIKVSTTAGYFYTEAVVCGFMWAADHGVDVTNNSYYTDPWYFNCKDDPDQRALVDAITRASRYAEKKGTVNVAAAGNESYDLASDSITDPVSPNDGTPSDRVIDPHKCYDIPTQLPGVVTVAATGAKGIKSSFSNYGLGVIDIAAPGGDSTAYQKPEPPATSGLILGPLPGGKWGYMAGTSMATPHVVGVAALIKSTHPHAPAALVKALLYAEADATPCTDPYDINGDGKVDAVCEGVKNHNGFYGWGTADALAAVTK; translated from the coding sequence ATGACAGCGCCCCAGTCGCGCTACCGGCGTGCCATGGCGATCCCGGTCGGGATGGCCATGGCGACGGCCCTCGCGTTCCTGCCGAACGTCACGGCGTCCGCGGCCGACGCCACGACGGCGGTGGCCGATGACGCGCCCTCGCTCAGCTATGTCGTCAACGTCGGCCCCGGGCACGGCACTTCCGCGCATGTGAAGAAGGCCATCGCGAAGGTCGGCGGCACGGTCGTGATCTCGTACGACCGGATCGGCGTGATCGTCGTCCACTCGGCGAACCCGGACTTCGCCAAGACCCTCCGCACGGTGCGCGGGGTCGACTCGGTCGGTGCCACACGCAACGCGCCGCTGCCCGCGCAGTCGACCACCGACGTCGGCACCCCGAAGGTGCTGAGCGCCGAGGAGGTCGCAGACGCGCAGGCGGCCGACGGGCAGGACCCGTTGGAGCCGCTGCAGTGGGACCTGCCCGCCATCAAGGCGGACAAGGCACACGAGAAGACCCTCGGCAGCCGGGACGTCACCGTCGCCGTCATCGACACCGGCGTCGACGACACGCACCCCGACATCGCGCCGAACTTCGACCGCGGCGCCTCCGCCAACTGCGTGTCGGGCAAGCCGGACACGACCGACGGCTCCTGGCGGCCCAGCGCGGCGGAGAGTCCGCACGGCACGCATGTGGCGGGCGAGATCGCGGGCGCCAAGAACGGCGTCGGCATCACCGGTGTCGCGCCCGGCGTCAAGGTCGCCGGCATCAAGGTGTCCACCACCGCCGGCTACTTCTACACGGAGGCCGTGGTCTGCGGCTTCATGTGGGCGGCCGACCACGGCGTGGACGTGACCAACAACAGCTATTACACCGACCCGTGGTACTTCAACTGCAAGGACGACCCGGACCAGAGGGCGCTCGTCGACGCCATCACCCGGGCCTCCCGCTACGCGGAGAAGAAGGGCACGGTCAACGTCGCGGCGGCGGGCAACGAGAGTTACGACCTCGCGTCCGACTCGATCACCGACCCGGTGTCGCCGAACGACGGCACCCCGTCGGACCGGGTGATCGACCCGCACAAGTGCTACGACATACCGACCCAGCTGCCGGGTGTCGTCACGGTCGCGGCGACCGGGGCCAAGGGCATCAAGTCGTCCTTCTCCAACTACGGCCTCGGGGTCATCGACATCGCCGCGCCCGGCGGTGACTCGACGGCCTACCAGAAGCCGGAGCCCCCGGCGACCAGCGGTCTGATCCTCGGCCCGCTGCCGGGCGGCAAGTGGGGCTACATGGCGGGTACGTCGATGGCGACCCCGCATGTCGTGGGTGTGGCCGCATTGATCAAGTCAACCCATCCGCATGCCCCGGCGGCGCTGGTGAAGGCGCTGCTGTACGCCGAGGCGGACGCCACGCCGTGCACGGACCCGTACGACATCAACGGCGACGGCAAGGTCGACGCGGTGTGCGAGGGCGTGAAGAACCACAACGGCTTCTACGGCTGGGGCACGGCGGACGCGCTGGCGGCGGTGACCAAGTAG
- a CDS encoding CopD family protein, with the protein MTLIRPTAKADGESPAGRRTGVVRAAAVLVLVTLAALISLLGPSAALHGTGEASAPGVGGLALLRTALFTALCVPVGELFVNRLAQRLPGAPPDTPRSWSPYAAATGFVAALGLASVVATGNLVPHSLSQIDVGGLYSTRDGALALIEVNAFFVAGLCALSRRPGTQVWPLAAVVLAEALRAHPTTEHGPLIGSGLTLVHLTCAVLWAGALLHVLRTLRLWPDRGGEAGAALLGLYARVAAVLLAAITATGLWSTLRRMPADTVLHQLTATAYGRVLLAKVILVTVVALLALWARIRLRRAPDPLTACVPARAEVIALGVVITVSGLLTALPLPIRW; encoded by the coding sequence GTGACGTTGATACGACCGACCGCGAAGGCGGACGGCGAGAGCCCGGCCGGCCGCCGGACCGGAGTGGTCCGGGCCGCCGCCGTCCTGGTCCTCGTGACGCTCGCCGCGCTGATATCCCTGCTGGGGCCGTCCGCCGCGCTGCACGGCACCGGCGAGGCGTCCGCGCCCGGCGTGGGCGGCTTGGCCCTGCTGCGCACGGCGCTGTTCACGGCCCTGTGCGTACCGGTGGGTGAGTTGTTCGTGAACCGGCTGGCGCAGCGGTTGCCCGGCGCTCCCCCGGACACCCCGCGCAGCTGGTCCCCGTACGCGGCAGCGACGGGATTCGTCGCCGCGCTCGGCCTCGCCTCGGTCGTGGCGACCGGGAACCTGGTGCCGCACAGCCTGTCCCAGATCGACGTCGGGGGGCTGTACTCCACGCGCGACGGCGCGCTCGCGCTGATCGAGGTCAACGCGTTCTTCGTCGCCGGTCTGTGCGCCCTGTCGCGTCGGCCCGGCACCCAGGTCTGGCCCCTGGCCGCGGTCGTCCTCGCGGAGGCCCTGCGCGCACACCCCACGACGGAGCACGGCCCGCTGATCGGCTCGGGCCTGACGCTCGTCCACCTGACGTGCGCGGTCCTGTGGGCGGGCGCCCTGCTGCATGTGCTGCGGACGCTGCGGCTCTGGCCCGATCGCGGAGGCGAGGCGGGCGCCGCGCTGCTGGGGCTCTACGCGCGCGTGGCCGCCGTACTGCTCGCGGCGATCACCGCCACCGGCCTGTGGAGCACCCTGCGACGGATGCCGGCGGACACGGTGCTGCACCAGCTGACGGCGACCGCCTACGGTCGCGTCCTGCTCGCCAAGGTGATCCTCGTGACGGTCGTCGCCCTGCTCGCCCTGTGGGCGCGAATCCGGCTGCGCCGGGCGCCCGACCCGCTGACCGCGTGCGTCCCCGCACGGGCCGAGGTCATCGCGCTCGGCGTGGTCATCACGGTGTCGGGGCTGCTGACGGCCCTCCCGCTGCCGATCCGCTGGTGA